In one window of Caenimonas aquaedulcis DNA:
- the lptG gene encoding LPS export ABC transporter permease LptG, producing the protein MKTIRRLIYREVVASVAFVAVGFLALFFFFDFVDDLPNVGRGGGAYRLTQAFAYVTLMIPNHLYELLPIAVLIGSIFVMARLAQSSEYTILRTSGLGPWRALRTLLALGLMFTVFTFAMGDYLSPIADRTAQLLKARLEGRISIGQTGAWLKEKQPYHTYNVNVKALSPEGDMQGIRIFESDSRGFLVSVTQAPQAKFADDGAWLLQNADRNEFSSNSDEVARVESTKFPTLRWPTEITPEMVSVALLKPDRMSTIDLFQYIRHLEANGQTSQRYEIEFWRKVFYPLSCIVMVVLALPFAYLHFRAGGITSYVFVGVLIGISFFLLNNVFGYIGNLRNWQPWLTAAAPGLIYTMFSLGAFGWLVLRR; encoded by the coding sequence ATGAAGACCATCCGCCGCCTGATCTACCGCGAAGTCGTCGCCTCCGTGGCCTTCGTCGCCGTCGGCTTCCTCGCCCTTTTCTTCTTCTTCGATTTCGTGGACGACCTGCCCAACGTGGGCCGGGGCGGCGGGGCGTACCGGCTGACGCAGGCCTTCGCGTATGTGACGCTGATGATCCCGAACCACCTGTACGAACTCCTGCCGATCGCCGTGCTGATCGGCAGCATCTTCGTCATGGCGCGGCTCGCGCAAAGCTCGGAATACACCATCCTGCGCACGAGCGGGCTGGGGCCCTGGCGGGCGCTGCGCACGCTGCTCGCGCTCGGGCTGATGTTCACGGTCTTCACCTTTGCCATGGGCGACTACCTCTCCCCCATCGCGGACCGCACCGCGCAGCTCCTGAAGGCGCGCCTCGAAGGGCGCATCAGCATCGGGCAGACCGGCGCGTGGCTGAAGGAAAAGCAGCCCTATCACACGTACAACGTCAACGTGAAGGCGCTGAGCCCCGAGGGCGACATGCAGGGCATCCGGATCTTCGAATCCGATTCGCGCGGCTTCCTCGTGTCGGTCACGCAGGCGCCGCAGGCGAAGTTCGCCGACGACGGCGCGTGGCTGCTGCAGAACGCCGACCGCAACGAGTTCAGTTCGAATTCGGACGAAGTGGCCCGGGTGGAGAGCACGAAGTTCCCCACGCTGCGCTGGCCGACCGAGATCACGCCCGAGATGGTGTCGGTAGCCCTGCTCAAGCCCGATCGCATGAGCACGATCGACCTCTTCCAGTACATCCGCCACCTCGAAGCCAACGGGCAGACCTCCCAGCGCTACGAGATCGAGTTCTGGCGCAAGGTGTTCTATCCGCTCAGCTGCATCGTGATGGTGGTACTGGCCCTGCCCTTCGCCTACCTGCACTTCCGTGCGGGCGGGATCACGAGCTACGTGTTCGTGGGCGTGCTGATCGGCATCAGCTTCTTCCTGCTGAACAACGTGTTCGGCTACATCGGCAACCTGCGCAACTGGCAGCCCTGGCTCACCGCCGCGGCGCCGGGCCTCATCTACACCATGTTCTCGCTGGGCGCCTTCGGGTGGCTGGTGTTACGACGATGA
- a CDS encoding sirohydrochlorin chelatase, producing the protein MTQPAAKAIILFGHGSRDPLWRGPIEAVAARLAKRHPTVPVRCAYLEFDTPKLPEAAAALVAAGRTTISIVPMFLGTGTHARRDLPALLQELRDAHSQIHFELQRAIGDDPRVLDLLATIAFE; encoded by the coding sequence ATGACGCAGCCCGCCGCCAAAGCCATCATCCTCTTCGGCCACGGCTCGCGCGACCCGCTCTGGCGCGGTCCCATCGAGGCCGTCGCCGCGCGCCTGGCCAAGCGCCATCCGACCGTACCGGTGCGCTGCGCCTACCTGGAATTCGACACGCCGAAGCTCCCCGAAGCCGCCGCGGCGCTCGTCGCCGCCGGCCGCACCACGATCAGCATCGTCCCCATGTTTCTCGGCACCGGCACGCATGCCCGCCGCGACCTGCCGGCGCTTCTGCAGGAGCTGCGCGATGCGCACTCGCAGATCCACTTCGAGCTGCAGCGCGCCATCGGGGACGATCCACGGGTGCTGGACCTGCTGGCGACCATCGCGTTCGAGTGA
- a CDS encoding CysB family HTH-type transcriptional regulator, with translation MNLHQFRFVQEAVRRNLNLTEAAKALHTSQPGVSKAIIELEEELGVEIFARHGKRLKRVTEPGQHVLKSIELIMREVGNLKRIGEQFSAQDSGTLSIATTHTQARYVLPVPVAKLREAYPKVNVSLHQGSPDQVARMVIDEIAEIGIATESLSDYQELVTLPCYEWQHVLVLPLAHPLAKKERIHLEDLAAEPIITYHPSFTGRTRIDSAFATKKLTPRIALEAIDSDVIKTYVRLGLGIGIVAEMAVRDDGSNSDLAVRPLGHLFGQNVARVAFKRSAYLRNFVYKFAELLSDRLDRNLIAKHMSGQIDDFGM, from the coding sequence ATGAACCTCCATCAGTTCCGATTCGTGCAGGAGGCGGTGCGCCGCAACCTGAACCTCACGGAAGCGGCCAAGGCGCTGCATACGTCCCAACCCGGCGTGTCCAAGGCCATCATCGAGCTGGAGGAGGAACTGGGCGTCGAGATCTTCGCGCGCCACGGCAAGCGCCTCAAGCGCGTCACAGAACCCGGCCAGCACGTCCTCAAGAGCATCGAGCTCATCATGCGCGAGGTGGGCAACCTGAAGCGCATCGGCGAGCAGTTCAGCGCGCAGGACAGCGGCACGCTCTCCATCGCCACCACACATACCCAGGCGCGCTACGTGCTGCCGGTCCCCGTGGCGAAGCTGCGCGAGGCGTACCCCAAGGTGAACGTCAGCCTGCACCAGGGCTCGCCCGACCAGGTGGCGCGCATGGTGATCGACGAGATCGCGGAGATCGGCATCGCGACCGAGTCGCTCTCCGACTACCAGGAACTCGTCACCCTGCCCTGCTACGAGTGGCAGCACGTGCTCGTCCTGCCGCTCGCGCACCCGCTCGCGAAGAAGGAGCGCATCCACCTCGAGGACCTCGCGGCCGAGCCGATCATCACCTACCACCCGTCCTTCACCGGCCGCACGCGCATCGACAGCGCGTTCGCGACGAAGAAGCTCACGCCGCGCATCGCGCTGGAGGCGATCGACTCCGACGTCATCAAGACCTACGTGCGCCTCGGCCTGGGCATCGGCATCGTCGCCGAGATGGCGGTGCGCGACGACGGCAGCAACAGCGACCTCGCGGTGCGGCCGCTCGGCCACCTGTTCGGCCAGAACGTGGCGCGCGTCGCCTTCAAGCGCAGCGCGTACCTGCGCAACTTCGTCTATAAATTCGCGGAGCTTCTCTCCGACCGGCTGGACCGCAACCTCATCGCCAAGCACATGAGCGGCCAGATCGACGACTTCGGCATGTGA
- a CDS encoding pyridoxal phosphate-dependent aminotransferase, translated as MTPHTPALQTKLPAVGTTIFTVMSTLAAERGAVNLGQGFPDFNCDPKLVQAVTDAMTQGLNQYPPMTGVPSLREAVSAKIGSMYGRRYDPASEITVTAGATQAIITAILAVVRPGDEVIVLEPCYDSYVPNIELAGGTVVRVPLVPGTFRPDFDRIAAAINPKTRAILVNSPHNPSATVWSRADMLRLEELLAPTEVLLISDEVYEHMVFDGDGHQSAARFPGLAARAFIVSSFGKTYHVTGWKVGYVAAPAPLTTEFRKVHQFNVFTVNTPVQHALASYMADPTPYLELPAFYQRKRDLFREGLARTKFKLLPSEGSYFQCVDISAVSDLPEAEFCKWLTTEIGVAAIPLSAFYGNGFDQRVVRFCFAKKDETLRTALDRLARL; from the coding sequence ATGACACCCCACACTCCCGCCCTCCAGACCAAGCTGCCCGCCGTGGGCACCACGATCTTCACCGTCATGTCCACGCTCGCCGCCGAGCGCGGTGCCGTGAATCTCGGCCAGGGCTTCCCCGATTTCAACTGCGACCCGAAACTCGTGCAGGCCGTCACCGATGCGATGACGCAGGGCCTGAACCAGTACCCGCCGATGACCGGCGTGCCATCCCTGCGCGAAGCAGTTTCCGCGAAGATCGGCTCGATGTACGGCCGCCGCTACGACCCCGCGTCCGAGATCACGGTCACCGCCGGCGCGACGCAGGCGATCATCACGGCGATCCTCGCGGTGGTGCGCCCGGGCGACGAAGTGATCGTGCTGGAGCCCTGCTACGACAGCTACGTGCCCAACATCGAACTCGCCGGCGGCACCGTCGTGCGCGTGCCGCTCGTGCCCGGCACCTTCCGTCCCGACTTCGACAGGATCGCCGCGGCGATCAACCCGAAAACCCGCGCGATCCTCGTCAACAGCCCGCACAACCCCAGCGCCACCGTGTGGTCGCGCGCGGACATGCTGCGGCTGGAGGAACTCCTCGCGCCCACCGAGGTGCTGTTGATCAGCGACGAGGTGTACGAGCACATGGTGTTCGACGGCGACGGCCACCAGAGCGCCGCGCGCTTCCCCGGGCTGGCGGCGCGCGCCTTCATCGTCTCGAGCTTCGGCAAGACCTACCACGTGACCGGCTGGAAGGTCGGCTACGTTGCCGCGCCCGCCCCGCTCACGACGGAGTTCCGCAAGGTCCACCAGTTCAACGTGTTCACGGTGAACACGCCGGTGCAGCACGCACTCGCCTCCTACATGGCGGACCCGACGCCCTACCTCGAGCTGCCCGCCTTCTACCAGCGCAAGCGCGACCTGTTCCGCGAGGGCCTGGCACGCACGAAGTTCAAGCTGCTGCCCAGCGAGGGCAGCTACTTCCAGTGCGTGGACATCTCCGCCGTCAGCGACCTGCCAGAGGCGGAATTCTGCAAGTGGCTCACCACCGAGATCGGCGTCGCCGCGATCCCGCTGTCCGCTTTCTACGGCAACGGGTTCGACCAGCGCGTGGTGCGCTTCTGCTTCGCGAAGAAGGACGAGACGCTGCGCACCGCGCTGGACCGGCTGGCGCGGCTCTAG
- a CDS encoding (2Fe-2S)-binding protein yields the protein MDRRSFIESCTAGAACMTAAAAMPVIAADARAKPYQRALLTTPLGDPLKASSLKPLTNYVFHYPFEATPVFLLDLGKPALPQSLSTRNRDAYAWPGGVGPGRSIVAFSAICAHQLVYPTKDVSFISFRDKRAKRGVQDSLIHCCADHSQYDPARGAEVLSGPATQPLCAVLLAHDRKADTLTAYATLGGELFDDFFRKYAAKLSLDVGPKARNAVSGQAVVTELAKFCRNPVQC from the coding sequence ATGGACCGACGCAGTTTCATCGAGTCTTGCACCGCGGGCGCCGCCTGCATGACGGCCGCCGCGGCGATGCCCGTCATCGCGGCGGATGCACGGGCCAAGCCGTACCAGCGAGCGCTCCTCACGACCCCGCTGGGCGACCCGCTCAAGGCATCCAGCCTGAAACCGCTCACCAACTACGTCTTCCACTATCCCTTCGAGGCGACGCCCGTTTTCCTGCTCGACCTGGGCAAGCCGGCCCTACCGCAGTCGCTCAGCACGCGCAACCGCGACGCCTATGCCTGGCCGGGCGGTGTAGGGCCTGGGCGCAGCATCGTCGCCTTCTCGGCGATCTGCGCGCACCAGCTCGTGTATCCCACCAAGGACGTGAGCTTCATCAGCTTCCGGGACAAGCGGGCCAAGCGCGGCGTACAGGATTCGCTGATCCACTGCTGCGCGGACCATAGCCAGTACGACCCGGCACGCGGCGCCGAAGTGCTGTCGGGCCCCGCGACGCAGCCGCTGTGTGCCGTGCTGCTCGCGCACGACCGCAAGGCCGACACGCTGACGGCCTACGCCACGTTGGGCGGCGAACTTTTTGACGATTTCTTCAGGAAGTACGCCGCCAAGCTGAGCCTGGACGTCGGCCCGAAGGCGCGCAACGCCGTCAGCGGCCAGGCCGTCGTGACCGAGCTGGCGAAGTTCTGCCGCAATCCGGTGCAGTGCTGA
- a CDS encoding DUF3309 family protein: protein MSISLILLIVLILLLVGALPTWGHSRSWGYGPSGGLGLVVLILVVLLLMGKI from the coding sequence ATGTCCATCTCGTTGATCCTTCTCATCGTCCTGATCCTGCTGCTCGTCGGCGCGCTGCCCACCTGGGGCCACAGCCGCAGCTGGGGCTACGGTCCCTCGGGTGGCCTCGGCCTCGTCGTGCTGATCCTGGTCGTGCTGCTGCTGATGGGCAAGATCTGA
- the hrpA gene encoding ATP-dependent RNA helicase HrpA, translating into MAAMAANQVVIICGETGSGKTTQIPKIALAMGRGKLNAPPGQGRLIGHTQPRRIAASSVAKRIAEELKTPLGEVVGFKVRFQDRLSRDASVKLMTDGILLAETQTDPLLKAYDTIIIDEAHERSLNIDFLLGYLREILPRRPDLKVVVTSATIDADRFAQHFGSARGPAPVIYVSGRMFPVEQRWRPFEESREYGLNEAIADGVDELWAGGGGGDILVFLPGEREIREAADHLRKHLAHKPLTRNAEVLPLFARLSQAEQDRIFDSHSGRRIVLATNVAETSLTVPGIRYVIDAGTARVKRYSFRSKVEQLLVEPVSQAAANQRAGRCGRVADGICIRLYDEKDFAGRPRFTDPEILRSSLAGVILRMKSLRLGSVEDFPFIEAPARRAIADGYQLLNELGAVDDANELTAMGAELAKLPLDPRVGRMILEARERGALDEVLIIASALSVQDVRDRPMDMQTQADQQHAKFDDEKSEFSGYIRLWQWLDQARGGHGEHKLSNRQYEQLLRQNFINIRRVREWRDIHSQLHTVVAEHKWRLNTQPASYEDLHKAMLSGLLGNVGYKLEEEEVYLGARGIKFYRHPGAHLKKKPGRWIVAAELVETTRLFGRGLANIEPLWIEQVAGHLLKKQLLDPHWEKKAAEVMSLERATLYGLVIYSGRRVPFARVDAQGAREIFIREGLVAGQWETKLPFLAANQKLVKQVEELEHKSRRQDVLVDEELIYAFYDKFIPQGVFSGATFERWFRDASRTDPQLLKLTRDELMRHEAAGITTDAFPRTIRLGGIDCAATYLHEPGDPRDGLTVTVPLFVLNQVSEDRAEWLVPGMLKDKIQALLKSLPQKPRSRFVPLPESAARLAQELSQVETWAVGSLTDALLKRVRDATSLDVKRADFKLDMLPAHLFMNFRVVDEHGRQMGTGRNLGGLKAELGAQARGAFQALAGMKAVAPSPSGRGGGEGNRSAASPHPSPLPEGEGAKPKAVAAAQRYTAWTFGELPELMEVRKGGTSLVGFPALVDQGDAVVIEVFDEPEVAAEKHRTGLRRLFALQIRDALKYLEKNIPDLQKMAVAFMPLGTMEELREQIVDVALERAFLLDPLPTNEADFKRRVEEGRGRLTLIANEVARLASAILADFAAATRKIKDTRGHPDATADAAQQLQRLVPKRFLSATPWAQLQHMPRYLKAITLRLDKLRTDAARDTARMAELRPQEQRYWRLVAERKGAVDDRMREFRWLLEELRVSFFAQELRTPQPVSVKRLDKLWGQVNS; encoded by the coding sequence ATGGCCGCGATGGCCGCCAACCAGGTGGTGATCATTTGCGGCGAGACGGGTTCGGGCAAGACCACGCAGATCCCCAAGATCGCGCTCGCGATGGGTCGCGGCAAGCTGAACGCGCCCCCCGGGCAGGGCCGCCTCATCGGTCACACGCAGCCGCGCCGCATCGCGGCGTCCAGCGTCGCCAAGCGCATCGCCGAGGAACTGAAGACGCCGCTGGGCGAGGTGGTCGGCTTCAAGGTGCGCTTCCAGGACAGGCTGTCGCGCGACGCCTCGGTCAAGCTCATGACCGACGGCATCCTGCTCGCCGAGACGCAGACCGACCCGCTGCTCAAGGCCTACGACACCATCATCATCGACGAGGCGCACGAGCGCAGCCTCAACATCGACTTCCTGCTGGGCTACCTGCGCGAGATCCTGCCGCGCCGGCCGGACCTGAAGGTCGTCGTCACCTCGGCCACCATCGACGCGGACCGCTTCGCGCAGCACTTCGGCTCCGCCAGGGGCCCCGCGCCGGTGATCTACGTGTCCGGCCGCATGTTCCCGGTGGAACAGCGTTGGCGTCCCTTCGAGGAGTCGCGCGAATACGGCCTGAACGAGGCGATCGCCGACGGCGTCGACGAGCTCTGGGCCGGCGGCGGTGGCGGCGATATCCTCGTCTTCCTGCCGGGCGAGCGCGAGATCCGCGAGGCGGCCGACCACCTGCGCAAGCACCTGGCGCACAAGCCGCTCACGCGCAACGCGGAAGTGCTGCCGCTCTTCGCACGGCTGTCGCAGGCCGAGCAGGACCGCATCTTCGACAGCCACAGCGGCCGGCGGATCGTGCTCGCGACCAACGTCGCGGAGACCTCGCTGACCGTGCCAGGCATCCGCTACGTGATCGACGCCGGCACGGCGCGAGTTAAGCGGTACAGCTTCCGCAGCAAGGTGGAGCAGCTGCTGGTCGAGCCGGTGAGCCAGGCGGCGGCCAACCAGCGCGCGGGCCGTTGCGGACGCGTGGCGGACGGCATCTGCATCCGCCTCTACGACGAGAAGGACTTCGCGGGGCGACCGCGCTTCACCGACCCCGAAATCCTGCGTTCCTCGCTCGCGGGCGTGATCCTTCGCATGAAGTCGCTGCGGCTCGGCTCGGTCGAAGACTTCCCGTTCATCGAGGCGCCGGCCCGCCGCGCGATCGCGGACGGCTACCAGCTGCTCAACGAGCTGGGCGCGGTCGACGATGCGAACGAGCTCACCGCGATGGGCGCGGAACTCGCGAAGCTGCCCCTGGACCCGCGCGTCGGCCGGATGATCCTGGAGGCACGCGAACGCGGCGCGCTCGACGAGGTGCTCATCATCGCGTCGGCGCTGTCGGTGCAGGACGTGCGCGACCGGCCGATGGACATGCAGACCCAGGCCGACCAGCAGCACGCGAAGTTCGACGACGAGAAGAGCGAGTTCTCCGGCTACATCCGCCTGTGGCAGTGGCTGGACCAGGCGCGCGGCGGGCATGGGGAGCACAAGCTGTCCAACCGCCAGTACGAGCAATTGCTGCGGCAGAACTTCATCAACATCCGCCGGGTGCGCGAATGGCGGGACATCCACAGCCAGCTCCATACCGTGGTGGCGGAGCACAAGTGGCGGCTCAATACGCAGCCCGCGAGCTACGAGGACCTGCACAAGGCGATGCTGTCCGGGCTGCTGGGCAACGTCGGCTACAAGCTGGAGGAGGAAGAGGTCTACCTCGGCGCGCGCGGCATCAAGTTCTACCGCCATCCGGGCGCGCACCTGAAGAAGAAGCCGGGCCGGTGGATCGTCGCCGCCGAACTGGTGGAAACCACGCGCTTGTTCGGGCGGGGCCTCGCCAACATCGAACCGCTGTGGATCGAGCAGGTCGCGGGGCACCTGCTCAAGAAGCAATTGCTCGACCCGCACTGGGAGAAGAAGGCCGCGGAGGTCATGTCGCTGGAGCGCGCGACGCTGTACGGGCTCGTGATCTACAGCGGGCGGCGCGTGCCGTTCGCGCGCGTGGATGCGCAGGGCGCGCGCGAGATCTTCATCCGCGAAGGCTTGGTCGCAGGGCAGTGGGAGACGAAGCTGCCATTCCTTGCGGCCAACCAGAAACTCGTGAAGCAGGTCGAGGAGCTGGAGCACAAGTCGCGCCGGCAGGACGTGCTGGTGGACGAGGAACTGATCTACGCCTTCTACGACAAGTTCATCCCGCAAGGCGTCTTCAGCGGCGCGACCTTCGAGCGCTGGTTCCGGGACGCGAGCCGAACCGACCCGCAACTGCTCAAGCTCACGCGCGACGAGCTGATGCGGCACGAAGCGGCGGGCATCACGACCGACGCGTTCCCCAGGACGATCCGCCTGGGCGGCATCGACTGCGCGGCCACTTACCTGCACGAGCCCGGAGATCCACGCGACGGGCTGACGGTGACCGTGCCGCTCTTCGTGCTGAACCAGGTCAGCGAGGACCGCGCGGAGTGGCTGGTGCCCGGCATGCTCAAGGACAAGATCCAGGCGCTGCTCAAGAGCCTGCCGCAAAAGCCGCGCTCACGCTTCGTCCCATTGCCGGAATCCGCGGCGCGCCTCGCACAGGAACTCTCGCAGGTGGAAACCTGGGCCGTGGGCTCGCTCACCGACGCGCTGCTCAAACGCGTGCGCGACGCGACGAGCCTTGACGTGAAGCGCGCGGACTTCAAGCTGGACATGCTGCCGGCGCACCTGTTCATGAACTTCCGGGTCGTGGATGAACATGGCAGGCAGATGGGGACCGGGCGCAACCTGGGCGGGTTGAAGGCGGAGCTGGGTGCGCAGGCGCGTGGGGCGTTTCAAGCCCTGGCGGGCATGAAGGCTGTCGCTCCCTCTCCCTCTGGGAGAGGGGGGGGTGAGGGCAATCGGTCGGCCGCAAGCCCTCACCCCAGCCCTCTCCCGGAGGGAGAGGGAGCAAAACCAAAGGCCGTGGCCGCCGCCCAGCGCTACACCGCCTGGACCTTCGGCGAACTGCCCGAGCTCATGGAAGTGCGCAAGGGCGGCACGAGCCTTGTCGGCTTTCCCGCGCTCGTCGACCAGGGCGACGCGGTCGTCATCGAGGTCTTCGACGAACCCGAGGTCGCCGCGGAGAAACACCGCACCGGCCTCAGGCGGCTCTTCGCGCTGCAGATCCGCGACGCGCTCAAGTACCTGGAGAAGAACATCCCGGACCTCCAGAAGATGGCCGTCGCGTTCATGCCGCTGGGGACGATGGAGGAATTGCGCGAGCAGATCGTCGACGTCGCGCTCGAGCGCGCGTTCCTGCTCGATCCGCTGCCGACGAACGAGGCGGATTTCAAGCGGCGGGTAGAGGAGGGACGTGGGCGTTTGACCTTGATCGCCAACGAGGTCGCGCGGCTGGCGTCCGCGATCCTCGCCGACTTCGCCGCGGCGACGCGCAAGATCAAGGACACCCGCGGCCATCCGGATGCGACAGCCGATGCCGCGCAGCAACTGCAGCGGCTCGTGCCCAAACGCTTCCTGTCGGCGACGCCCTGGGCGCAACTGCAGCATATGCCGCGCTACCTGAAGGCGATCACGCTGCGGCTGGACAAGCTTCGCACGGATGCGGCGCGCGACACGGCGCGCATGGCGGAACTGCGGCCGCAGGAGCAACGCTACTGGCGGCTGGTGGCCGAGCGCAAGGGCGCGGTCGACGACCGCATGCGGGAGTTCCGCTGGCTGCTGGAAGAATTGCGCGTCAGCTTCTTCGCGCAGGAACTGCGCACGCCACAGCCTGTCAGCGTCAAGCGCCTGGACAAGCTGTGGGGGCAGGTGAACAGCTAG
- a CDS encoding 7TM diverse intracellular signaling domain-containing protein, translated as MDVVAVGFWGGYFGSVGLMLAGSLAAFARSQQRVALTAALSGLVSTLFVVAYLGWLPISDPAVEARLLAHVAVATSVILGLMLLAMLGLLRNPATARIARVSMVSGAALVLGAGWMMDPHAALAMGSIAAFTVGVAMLVTCVRSARRGDRLAWVAVSGVSFMLIAVSGLSWIALNRDTVPWPVHAVSAVAGMAYLSMMATALWNRYSYLIELREVVTHGASYDPITRMRTHAETGQMVGLAFFRQHDDASRAVGVIVVSIGNLYTLENLHGRTALNHALFVCASRLRRCVPGDVEMGRMGDDGFLLLVRGAAQAPRLIELGRLVANRLARPVVLSTSASPAGLEAGEAHWEAQVGVGVLAASPQVRPSAAVALARAMSRTAWSYASRIAWRDPETGRVAELPTD; from the coding sequence ATGGACGTCGTCGCGGTCGGGTTCTGGGGAGGGTATTTCGGGAGTGTGGGCCTCATGCTGGCGGGCTCGCTCGCCGCGTTCGCGCGCTCGCAGCAGCGCGTCGCGCTCACCGCGGCGTTGTCGGGCCTCGTCTCCACGCTCTTCGTCGTCGCGTACCTGGGCTGGCTGCCGATCTCCGATCCCGCGGTGGAGGCGCGGCTGCTCGCGCACGTGGCGGTCGCCACCTCGGTCATCCTCGGCCTCATGCTGCTCGCGATGCTGGGGCTGCTGCGCAACCCGGCGACGGCGCGGATCGCGCGCGTGTCGATGGTCTCGGGCGCGGCCCTCGTGCTCGGCGCCGGCTGGATGATGGACCCGCACGCCGCGCTCGCCATGGGTTCCATCGCCGCGTTCACCGTCGGCGTCGCGATGCTCGTGACCTGCGTGCGCAGCGCACGCCGCGGCGACAGGCTCGCCTGGGTCGCCGTCTCGGGCGTGTCGTTCATGCTGATCGCGGTGAGCGGCCTGTCCTGGATCGCACTGAACCGCGACACGGTGCCCTGGCCGGTGCATGCGGTGAGCGCGGTGGCCGGCATGGCCTACCTGTCGATGATGGCGACGGCCTTGTGGAACCGTTACTCCTACCTCATCGAGCTGCGCGAGGTGGTGACGCACGGCGCGAGCTACGACCCCATCACGCGCATGCGCACGCACGCCGAGACCGGCCAGATGGTGGGCCTCGCGTTCTTCCGCCAGCACGACGACGCGTCCCGCGCGGTCGGCGTCATCGTCGTGTCCATCGGCAACCTCTACACGCTGGAGAACCTGCACGGACGTACGGCGCTCAACCATGCGCTCTTCGTGTGCGCGAGCCGCCTGCGCCGCTGCGTGCCGGGCGACGTGGAGATGGGGCGCATGGGCGACGACGGCTTCCTGCTGCTGGTGCGCGGCGCGGCGCAGGCGCCGCGCCTCATCGAGCTCGGGCGGCTGGTCGCCAACCGGCTGGCGCGGCCCGTGGTGCTCAGCACGAGCGCGTCGCCCGCCGGTCTCGAAGCCGGGGAGGCGCATTGGGAAGCGCAGGTGGGGGTCGGCGTGCTTGCGGCGAGCCCGCAGGTGCGCCCCTCGGCCGCCGTCGCGCTGGCACGCGCCATGTCGCGCACGGCCTGGAGTTACGCCAGCCGCATCGCGTGGCGCGACCCGGAGACCGGCCGCGTCGCGGAGCTGCCCACCGATTGA
- the argA gene encoding amino-acid N-acetyltransferase produces MSTVFNFTFVPWFRSVAPYIHMHRGKTFVVGMAGEAIAAGKLQHIAQDLALIQSMGVKIVLVHGFRPQVNEQLKAKGHEAKYSHGMRITDEVALDSAQEAAGQLRYEIEAAFSQGLPNTPMAGSTVRVISGNFITARPVGVVDGVDFRHSGLVRKVDVGGITRTLDFGAMVLVSPFGFSPTGEAFNLTMEEVATSIAIALQADKLIFLTEIPGIRVKPLEPESEDNPIDTELPLAAAERLLSQLPSAQQPTDTAFYLQHCVKACKAGVERSHIIPFSTDGSMLLEVYVHDGIGTMVVDEKLEELREATADDVGGILQLIEPFEKDGTLVKRDRTEIERDVANYSIIEHDGVIFACAALYPYPEAKTGEMAALTVSPQSQGQGDGEKILKRIEQRARGMGLQSIFVLTTRTMHWFLKRGFVQAEPEWLPEARKRKYNWDRKSMVFVKKL; encoded by the coding sequence ATGTCCACGGTCTTCAACTTCACCTTCGTGCCCTGGTTCCGCTCGGTGGCGCCCTACATCCACATGCACCGGGGCAAGACCTTCGTCGTGGGAATGGCCGGCGAGGCCATTGCGGCGGGCAAGCTGCAGCACATCGCGCAGGACCTCGCGCTGATCCAGAGCATGGGCGTGAAGATCGTCCTCGTGCACGGCTTCCGCCCGCAGGTCAACGAGCAGCTCAAGGCCAAGGGGCACGAGGCGAAGTACTCGCATGGCATGCGAATCACCGACGAAGTCGCGCTCGACTCCGCCCAGGAGGCCGCGGGGCAACTGCGCTACGAGATCGAGGCCGCCTTCAGCCAGGGCCTGCCCAACACGCCCATGGCGGGCTCCACGGTGCGCGTCATCTCGGGCAACTTCATCACCGCCCGACCGGTGGGCGTGGTGGACGGCGTGGACTTCCGGCATTCGGGACTGGTGCGCAAGGTGGACGTGGGCGGTATCACGCGCACGCTCGATTTCGGCGCGATGGTGCTGGTGTCGCCCTTCGGCTTCTCGCCGACCGGCGAGGCGTTCAACCTCACGATGGAGGAGGTCGCGACCAGCATCGCCATCGCGCTGCAGGCCGACAAGCTGATCTTCCTCACGGAAATCCCCGGCATCCGCGTGAAGCCGCTGGAGCCGGAAAGCGAGGACAACCCGATCGACACCGAGCTGCCGCTCGCCGCGGCGGAACGGCTCCTGTCCCAGTTGCCGAGCGCGCAGCAGCCGACCGACACGGCCTTCTACCTGCAGCACTGCGTGAAGGCCTGCAAGGCGGGCGTGGAGCGCAGCCACATCATCCCTTTCTCCACCGACGGCTCGATGCTGCTGGAGGTGTACGTGCACGACGGCATCGGCACGATGGTCGTCGACGAGAAGCTCGAGGAACTGCGCGAGGCCACCGCCGACGACGTGGGCGGCATCCTGCAGCTGATCGAACCCTTCGAGAAGGACGGCACGCTCGTCAAGCGGGACCGCACGGAGATCGAGCGCGACGTCGCCAACTATTCGATCATCGAGCACGACGGCGTGATCTTCGCCTGCGCGGCGCTGTACCCCTACCCCGAGGCCAAGACCGGCGAGATGGCGGCGCTCACCGTGTCACCGCAGAGCCAGGGCCAGGGCGACGGGGAAAAGATCCTCAAGCGCATCGAGCAGCGCGCGCGGGGGATGGGGCTGCAAAGCATCTTCGTGCTCACCACCCGCACCATGCACTGGTTCCTCAAGCGCGGGTTCGTGCAGGCGGAGCCCGAGTGGCTCCCCGAGGCGCGCAAGCGCAAGTACAACTGGGACCGCAAGAGCATGGTGTTCGTCAAGAAGCTGTGA